A genomic window from Paraburkholderia phytofirmans OLGA172 includes:
- a CDS encoding DUF1345 domain-containing protein, with the protein MLTKYYPQVLRNRPRMLIGLVAGLVAALAVPEHTRPMVRVLAGWDAAVWTYLVLIWVHMAFADESHVREFARRDDENAGVVLVVICVATIASIAAIVLELASAKGTAGASTAWHYLLTGLTMIGAWFMIPTIFTSHYARIYYDADAPETALLFPDHKLQPDYWDFLYFSFTIAVASQTSDVVLRSRTIRRAALAQSILSFYFNVAVLGLCVNIAAGLVGS; encoded by the coding sequence ATGCTGACAAAATATTATCCGCAGGTTCTTCGCAATCGACCACGCATGCTGATCGGCCTCGTCGCTGGCCTCGTCGCCGCGCTGGCGGTTCCCGAGCACACACGCCCCATGGTGCGTGTTCTGGCCGGCTGGGATGCCGCAGTGTGGACCTATCTCGTGCTGATCTGGGTGCACATGGCCTTCGCCGACGAAAGCCATGTCCGCGAATTCGCGCGGCGCGACGATGAAAACGCGGGGGTGGTGCTGGTGGTGATCTGCGTCGCGACGATCGCCAGCATTGCCGCGATCGTGCTCGAACTGGCTTCGGCGAAGGGCACGGCCGGCGCCTCGACTGCATGGCACTACCTGTTGACCGGCCTTACGATGATCGGCGCATGGTTCATGATCCCGACCATTTTCACGTCGCACTATGCGCGAATTTACTACGACGCGGATGCGCCGGAGACCGCCCTGCTGTTTCCCGACCACAAGCTCCAGCCGGACTACTGGGACTTCCTGTACTTCTCGTTCACCATCGCCGTGGCCTCGCAAACCTCGGACGTCGTACTGCGCTCCCGCACGATTCGCCGCGCCGCGCTCGCGCAGTCGATTCTGTCGTTCTACTTCAACGTCGCCGTGCTGGGCTTGTGCGTGAACATCGCCGCGGGCCTGGTCGGCTCTTGA
- a CDS encoding GMC family oxidoreductase, which yields MANSNSADIVVVGSGVAGGLVAHQMALAGASVILLEAGPRIPRWQIVENFRNSPVKSDFATPYPSTPYAPHPEYAPANNYLIQKGDYPYNSQYVRLVGGTTWHWAAAAWRLLPSDFQLHKLYGVGRDWPYSYETLEPWYVAAEIQLGVSGPDSTIDLGSPRSKPYPMSALPLSYMDQRFSDVLNAQGFKVVPEPVARNSRPYDARPTCCGNNNCMPICPIAAMYNGVVHAEKAEQAGAKLIPEAVVYRVEADNKGLITAVHYKDPNGNSTRVTGKLFVLAANGIETPKLMLMSTTDKFPHGVGNSSDQVGRNLMDHPGTGVTFLANEPLWPGRGPMEMTSIVNFRDGAFRSDYAAKKLHLSNGVPTMSVTADLLKKGLTGAEFDRQIRDRAARTLNINSFHEHLAEPQNRVVPSADHKDALGIPQPEIYYSINDYVKKSAANTHELYAQIASLFGGAEVSFDDTFAPNNHIMGTTIMGSDPGDSVVDVDCRTHDHSNLFIASSGVMPTAASVNCTLTIAALSLKLADKLKREI from the coding sequence ATGGCAAACTCAAATTCCGCCGACATCGTCGTGGTCGGGTCGGGCGTGGCAGGTGGGCTGGTTGCGCATCAGATGGCGTTGGCCGGTGCATCGGTGATCCTGCTCGAAGCCGGGCCGCGCATCCCGCGCTGGCAGATCGTCGAGAATTTCCGCAACTCGCCGGTCAAGTCCGACTTCGCGACGCCGTATCCCTCCACGCCGTACGCGCCGCATCCCGAGTACGCGCCCGCCAACAATTACCTGATCCAGAAGGGCGACTATCCGTACAACTCACAGTATGTGCGGCTGGTCGGCGGCACGACGTGGCACTGGGCGGCCGCCGCGTGGCGGCTGTTGCCGTCGGACTTCCAGTTGCACAAGCTGTACGGCGTGGGACGTGATTGGCCTTATTCGTATGAAACGCTGGAGCCGTGGTATGTGGCGGCTGAAATTCAATTGGGCGTTTCCGGGCCGGACAGCACGATCGATCTCGGTTCGCCGCGCTCCAAGCCTTATCCGATGAGCGCGTTGCCGCTCTCGTACATGGATCAGCGCTTTAGCGACGTGCTCAACGCACAGGGCTTCAAGGTGGTGCCCGAGCCGGTCGCGCGCAACAGCCGTCCGTACGATGCGCGGCCCACCTGCTGCGGCAATAACAACTGCATGCCGATCTGCCCGATCGCGGCGATGTACAACGGCGTGGTGCATGCGGAGAAGGCCGAACAGGCCGGCGCAAAACTGATTCCCGAGGCGGTTGTGTACCGCGTCGAAGCGGACAACAAAGGGCTTATCACGGCAGTCCACTACAAGGACCCGAACGGCAACAGCACACGGGTCACCGGCAAGCTGTTCGTGCTCGCCGCGAACGGCATCGAAACGCCGAAGCTGATGCTGATGTCGACCACCGACAAATTCCCCCACGGCGTCGGCAACAGCTCCGACCAGGTGGGCCGTAACCTGATGGACCATCCGGGCACGGGCGTCACCTTCCTCGCCAATGAACCGCTGTGGCCCGGACGCGGGCCGATGGAGATGACCTCGATCGTCAATTTCCGCGACGGCGCGTTCCGCTCCGATTACGCGGCGAAAAAGCTGCATCTGTCGAACGGCGTGCCGACCATGAGCGTGACCGCCGATCTGCTCAAAAAAGGCCTCACCGGCGCCGAGTTCGACCGGCAGATCCGCGACCGCGCGGCCCGCACGCTGAACATCAACAGCTTTCACGAGCATCTCGCGGAGCCGCAGAACCGCGTGGTGCCCTCGGCGGATCACAAGGACGCGCTCGGTATTCCGCAGCCCGAGATCTACTACTCGATCAACGACTACGTGAAGAAGAGCGCGGCGAACACGCATGAACTGTATGCGCAGATCGCCTCGCTGTTCGGCGGCGCCGAGGTTTCGTTCGACGATACGTTCGCGCCGAACAATCACATCATGGGTACCACCATCATGGGCAGCGATCCTGGGGATTCGGTCGTCGACGTGGACTGCCGCACGCACGATCACTCGAATCTGTTCATCGCCAGCAGCGGTGTGATGCCGACTGCTGCCTCCGTCAATTGCACGCTGACGATCGCGGCCTTGTCGCTGAAACTGGCCGACAAGCTCAAGCGTGAAATCTGA
- the treS gene encoding maltose alpha-D-glucosyltransferase, producing the protein MKRDDPAQSTSQTHASTTAGGAAKARTARRGKPAALSDDPLWYKDAIIYQVHIKSFFDANNDGVGDFPGLIAKLDYIAELGVNAIWLLPFYPSPRRDDGYDIADYRNVHPDYGQIADVKRFIQEAHARGIRVITELVINHTSDQHPWFQRARRAKPGSNHRNYYVWSDTDQKYQETRIIFIDSEPSNWTHDPVAGAYFWHRFYSHQPDLNFDNPAVLKEVLQVMRFWLDMGIDGLRLDAVPYLVEREGTNNENLPETHAVLKKIRATIDAEYPNRMLLAEANQWPEDVKEYFGDEDECHMAFHFPLMPRIYMSIASEDRFPITDIMRQTPDLAETNQWAIFLRNHDELTLEMVTDSERDYLWNTYASDRRARLNLGIRRRLAPLMERDRRRIELINSLLLSMPGTPVIYYGDELGMGDNIHLGDRDGVRTPMQWSSDRNGGFSRADPEQLVLPPVMGSLYGFDAVNVEAQSRDPHSLLNWTRRMLATRRAKQTFGRGTIRFLKPENRKILAYLREMPDQPPILCVANLSRAPQAVELDLSEFNGAVPVEMTADSVFPAIGQLTYLLTFPPYGFLWFMLCSGGQRPTWAQAHSEPLPEFVTIVIREGQIGPTPENVRLLESEVLPSWLSRRRWFASKDLKMHAVRLAALTTIPNGGFAFTEIEADVGDHTERYVVPIAITWGGETTTPLFMQLALARVRRGRNVGHLTDAFALPIFAHGVLRKLRERAVVPTVQKSEIKFIPTERFDELSELGERPEIRWLAAEQSNSSLIIADAAVLKLVRRLVSGIHPEAEISRYLTQLGYANTAPLYGEVVRVDPEGVPHTLAILQGFIDNQGDAWNWSLDYLRRSVDELAIAVDTEAQAADRDNEAILMEGYSALAGVIGKRLGELHVALASPADDPAFAPEPASADQVKAWVDGTQAMLASALDLLAPRIEQMSDADIKALAQSLIDRRAALVKAVNKLVSGNAGALRTRIHGDFHLGQVLVAQGDAYLIDFEGEPARTLEERRQKSSPLRDVAGLMRSLSYASAAAQSTMESAPQQTADRKRTLFERFRAHATEAFLKAYRTAVADSPTPLVAPEAEQALLDLFLIEKAAYEIRYEAANRPTWLSLPVRGLAALTSRLLGDTSHSQHDPLTQAPGAATPPTPAEGDYE; encoded by the coding sequence ATGAAGCGTGACGATCCAGCCCAAAGCACGTCGCAGACCCACGCGAGCACAACCGCCGGCGGCGCGGCGAAAGCGCGGACGGCACGGCGCGGCAAACCCGCCGCGCTCAGCGACGATCCGCTCTGGTACAAAGACGCGATCATTTATCAGGTTCACATCAAGTCGTTCTTCGACGCGAACAACGACGGCGTGGGGGATTTTCCCGGCTTGATCGCGAAGCTCGATTACATTGCCGAACTCGGCGTGAATGCGATCTGGCTGCTGCCGTTCTACCCGTCGCCGCGCCGCGACGACGGCTACGACATCGCCGACTATCGCAATGTGCATCCCGACTACGGCCAGATTGCCGACGTGAAGCGCTTCATTCAGGAAGCGCACGCACGCGGCATCCGCGTGATTACGGAGCTGGTGATCAACCACACGTCGGATCAGCACCCGTGGTTTCAGCGCGCCCGCCGCGCCAAGCCGGGGTCGAATCATCGCAACTACTATGTGTGGTCCGATACCGATCAGAAGTACCAGGAAACGCGGATCATCTTTATCGATTCGGAGCCGTCGAACTGGACGCATGACCCGGTCGCGGGCGCTTACTTCTGGCACCGCTTCTATTCGCATCAGCCCGATCTGAACTTCGACAATCCGGCGGTGCTGAAGGAAGTGCTGCAAGTGATGCGCTTCTGGCTCGACATGGGCATCGACGGGCTGCGGCTCGACGCGGTGCCGTATCTGGTCGAACGCGAAGGCACCAACAACGAGAACCTGCCGGAAACGCACGCGGTGCTGAAGAAGATCCGCGCAACCATCGACGCCGAGTATCCGAATCGTATGCTGCTCGCCGAAGCGAACCAGTGGCCGGAAGACGTGAAGGAATATTTCGGCGACGAAGACGAATGCCACATGGCGTTCCACTTCCCGCTGATGCCGCGCATCTATATGTCGATTGCGAGCGAGGATCGCTTTCCGATCACCGACATCATGCGGCAAACGCCGGACCTCGCGGAAACGAACCAGTGGGCAATTTTCCTGCGCAATCACGACGAACTGACGCTCGAAATGGTGACGGATTCCGAGCGCGATTATCTCTGGAACACCTATGCGAGCGATCGCCGCGCGCGCCTGAATCTCGGCATTCGGCGCCGCCTCGCACCACTGATGGAGCGCGACCGCCGCCGCATCGAGCTGATCAATTCGCTGCTGCTGTCGATGCCAGGCACGCCCGTTATCTATTACGGCGACGAGCTCGGCATGGGCGATAACATCCACCTCGGCGACCGCGATGGCGTACGCACGCCGATGCAATGGTCGTCGGATCGCAACGGCGGATTCTCGCGCGCCGACCCTGAACAACTGGTGCTGCCGCCGGTGATGGGTTCGTTGTACGGCTTCGACGCCGTCAACGTCGAAGCGCAAAGCCGCGACCCGCATTCGCTGTTGAACTGGACCCGGCGCATGCTCGCCACCCGGCGCGCGAAGCAAACCTTCGGACGTGGCACGATCCGTTTCCTCAAGCCGGAAAACCGCAAGATTCTTGCGTATCTGCGCGAAATGCCGGACCAGCCGCCGATCCTGTGCGTGGCGAATCTGTCGCGCGCGCCGCAAGCGGTTGAACTCGATCTATCCGAGTTCAACGGCGCGGTGCCGGTCGAAATGACCGCGGATTCCGTGTTCCCCGCGATCGGTCAACTCACCTATCTGCTGACCTTCCCGCCGTACGGTTTCCTGTGGTTCATGCTGTGTTCGGGCGGCCAGCGTCCAACATGGGCGCAGGCGCATTCGGAGCCGCTGCCCGAATTTGTCACGATCGTGATCCGCGAGGGCCAGATCGGCCCGACACCAGAGAACGTGCGCCTGCTCGAATCCGAGGTGCTGCCGTCGTGGTTAAGCCGGCGCCGCTGGTTTGCCTCGAAGGATCTGAAGATGCATGCGGTACGCCTCGCCGCGTTGACGACGATCCCCAACGGCGGCTTCGCGTTCACCGAAATCGAAGCGGACGTGGGCGACCATACTGAACGGTACGTCGTGCCAATCGCCATCACGTGGGGCGGCGAAACCACGACGCCGCTATTCATGCAACTGGCACTCGCGCGCGTGCGTCGCGGCCGCAACGTCGGCCATCTGACGGACGCGTTCGCGCTGCCGATCTTCGCACATGGCGTGCTGCGCAAACTGCGCGAACGCGCGGTCGTGCCGACCGTGCAGAAGAGCGAGATCAAGTTCATTCCAACCGAACGCTTCGACGAACTCAGCGAACTCGGCGAGCGGCCCGAGATCCGCTGGCTGGCGGCCGAGCAAAGCAACAGCTCGCTGATCATCGCCGATGCTGCGGTGCTGAAACTGGTGCGGCGTCTGGTGAGCGGCATTCATCCGGAAGCGGAAATCAGCCGCTATCTGACCCAACTCGGCTACGCGAACACCGCGCCGCTGTATGGTGAAGTGGTGCGCGTCGATCCCGAAGGCGTGCCGCATACGCTCGCGATTTTGCAAGGGTTTATCGACAATCAGGGCGACGCCTGGAACTGGTCGCTCGATTACCTGCGCCGCTCGGTGGACGAACTCGCCATCGCCGTGGATACGGAAGCGCAAGCGGCGGACCGCGATAACGAAGCGATTCTCATGGAAGGCTACAGCGCGCTGGCGGGCGTCATCGGCAAGCGGCTGGGTGAATTGCATGTGGCGCTCGCTTCGCCTGCCGACGACCCAGCGTTCGCGCCGGAACCGGCCAGCGCCGACCAGGTGAAGGCGTGGGTCGACGGTACGCAAGCCATGCTCGCCAGCGCGCTCGATCTGCTCGCGCCGCGCATCGAGCAGATGAGCGACGCGGACATCAAGGCATTGGCGCAAAGCCTGATCGACCGCCGCGCCGCGCTCGTCAAAGCCGTCAACAAGCTGGTCTCGGGCAATGCGGGTGCGTTGCGCACGCGCATTCACGGCGACTTCCATCTGGGCCAGGTGCTGGTCGCGCAGGGCGACGCGTATCTGATCGACTTCGAAGGCGAGCCCGCGCGTACATTGGAGGAGCGGCGCCAGAAGTCGAGCCCGTTGCGCGACGTGGCCGGCTTGATGCGCTCACTGTCCTATGCGAGCGCCGCGGCGCAGTCCACGATGGAAAGCGCGCCGCAGCAGACCGCCGATCGCAAGCGCACGCTCTTCGAGCGTTTCCGCGCGCACGCCACCGAAGCGTTCCTGAAGGCATACCGCACCGCCGTCGCGGATTCGCCGACGCCGCTGGTGGCGCCCGAAGCCGAACAGGCCTTGCTCGATCTGTTCCTGATCGAGAAAGCCGCGTACGAAATCCGTTACGAAGCGGCCAATCGTCCGACGTGGCTCAGTTTGCCGGTACGCGGCCTCGCCGCGCTCACCAGCCGCTTGCTCGGCGACACCAGCCATTCGCAGCACGATCCATTAACTCAGGCGCCAGGCGCCGCCACACCGCCTACTCCGGCCGAGGGCGACTATGAGTGA
- a CDS encoding sugar dehydrogenase complex small subunit: MTDVPEKKDAHREVTHLAGFSSSTSSSLPSSRRSSPLPSLHASRSFSFSASRRIWVLGACATAAALAFAGAGQPLSWIAPAFADAPAGGGLDAFLALSQRLTGRSGFDAVLGKRVYDALAKSDSQFAQNVAALNTWLQGHGGVPSDTVTQALQADQPALAKSVGAIMRAWYLGLVGDMPHVDVVAYEKALMFEPVKDVLTIPSYCRDVPFYWTQKPVSA; the protein is encoded by the coding sequence ATGACAGATGTTCCTGAGAAAAAAGATGCGCACCGCGAAGTGACGCATTTGGCCGGGTTTTCGTCGTCAACTTCGTCTTCGTTGCCTTCTTCGCGAAGGTCTTCGCCGTTGCCTTCGCTGCATGCCTCGCGTTCGTTTTCGTTCTCGGCCTCACGCAGGATATGGGTGCTGGGCGCATGCGCCACTGCCGCCGCGCTCGCGTTTGCCGGCGCGGGCCAACCGCTCTCGTGGATCGCCCCGGCGTTTGCCGATGCGCCCGCCGGCGGCGGGCTCGATGCGTTCCTTGCGCTCTCGCAGCGTCTTACCGGTCGCTCGGGCTTCGACGCCGTGCTCGGCAAACGTGTCTACGACGCCCTCGCCAAATCCGACAGCCAGTTCGCCCAGAACGTCGCCGCGCTCAACACGTGGCTGCAGGGTCATGGCGGTGTGCCGTCCGATACCGTCACGCAGGCATTACAGGCCGATCAGCCCGCGCTCGCCAAGTCTGTAGGCGCGATCATGCGCGCGTGGTATCTCGGTCTCGTGGGCGACATGCCGCATGTGGACGTGGTCGCTTATGAAAAAGCGCTGATGTTCGAGCCGGTCAAGGACGTGCTGACGATTCCGTCCTATTGCCGCGACGTGCCGTTCTACTGGACGCAGAAGCCAGTGAGCGCCTGA
- a CDS encoding alpha-1,4-glucan--maltose-1-phosphate maltosyltransferase, whose translation MESPNGYAPRIYFFHSLLVGPLDAWPAQFAHAAGLGFDHALIGGIFEPGRAGHAQVVGNHGRLHPVFETGQSATEAIRTLAHAARQNGLTLLVDLVIDRMAADGALYAEHAGWFHPFESEEARLDPRHVHHEDNVAYANFSDDASRDALLGWWTQQLLTLADAGVGGFRFDSPHRVPAAVWRQLGDAVRANHPEMRFLAATPGLARGDLLGLEGAGFDSVFSSVRWWDFRASWMVEEHAALARIAAPIAFPEAPYGTRLAADLSDAHDAAIVERAYRRALFASASTGAGWMMPMGFEYGIAEPMSQTRGDAAQFALACQSKPFDLSERISHANEVVRNTKTLHANGELRPLSGPDVPFAVLLRADTPDLRNAGEAILIAINPELGTPVRVDPARFLPGVPGNFTRFVPLDAPGHATPAALTPFTLAPGAVRLFRGTADKPIRLAPPIDKATSKRSGHKTVLEAISAPRVAIESVTPSVDNGRFAAKRVVGERAEITAAIFAEGHDKIAAAVVWRAADETAWHEVPMSPAQPVGLDIWKARIPLERLGRHEFTVIAWRDDFASLVEHIQKKLKAGQTVELELDEAAHLFALVLAEVETADGAMTEPLDHIVKRFTKADAETKLALLLEPATANAMTAARHRPFLSRDPIVYKIDAERTAARFASWYEIFPRSMSDDESRHGTFADVVTKLPRIRDMGFDVLYFPPIHPIGIANRKGRNNTLNAQPGDVGSPYAIGGVEGGHTAVHPELGTLDDFKQMLAAAHAHGLEIALDFAIQCSPDHPWLNAHPTWFAWRPDGTLRYAENPPKKYQDIVNPDFYAHDAKPDLWLALRDVFLFWIEAGVHIFRVDNPHTKPLPFWEWVIDDVRSRYPDTIFLAEAFTRPRMMNRLGKIGFSQSYTYFTWRESKRDFIEYLSELTQTSARDFYRPNFFVNTPDINPRHLQSSGRSGFLIRAALASTLAGLWGVYSGFELCEAAALPNSEEYLDSEKYQLRAWDWHRPGNIVGEISALNRIRRANPALQTHLGLTFLPAHNDHVLFFEKATEARDNVILVAINLDPFNEQGADIELSWDTFQRWNLHDHGALEVTDQMTGARFEWHGRWQHIRLGSGQPFSIWRIAPLGGLPAERPDDADSDDHADDAGNLTFLEGAT comes from the coding sequence ATGGAATCTCCAAACGGGTACGCGCCGCGGATTTACTTTTTCCATTCACTTCTCGTCGGGCCGCTCGACGCATGGCCTGCGCAGTTCGCTCACGCAGCCGGACTGGGCTTCGATCACGCGCTGATCGGCGGCATTTTCGAGCCGGGCCGGGCGGGTCACGCACAGGTGGTCGGCAACCACGGCCGGCTGCATCCGGTGTTCGAGACCGGGCAATCGGCCACGGAGGCGATCCGCACGCTCGCGCACGCCGCCCGCCAGAACGGTTTGACCTTGCTGGTCGATCTGGTGATCGACCGGATGGCCGCCGATGGCGCGCTGTACGCCGAACATGCAGGCTGGTTCCACCCATTCGAGTCTGAAGAGGCGCGGCTCGACCCGCGCCACGTGCATCACGAGGACAACGTCGCGTATGCCAACTTCAGCGACGACGCCAGCCGCGATGCACTACTTGGCTGGTGGACGCAGCAACTGCTGACGCTAGCCGATGCGGGGGTCGGCGGCTTCCGGTTCGATTCGCCGCATCGCGTGCCGGCCGCCGTTTGGCGGCAACTCGGCGACGCGGTTCGCGCGAATCATCCTGAGATGCGTTTCCTTGCCGCGACGCCGGGTCTCGCCCGCGGCGATCTGCTCGGCCTCGAAGGCGCGGGTTTCGACAGCGTGTTCTCGTCGGTGCGCTGGTGGGACTTCCGCGCCAGCTGGATGGTGGAAGAGCATGCCGCGCTCGCCCGCATCGCCGCACCCATCGCCTTTCCCGAAGCGCCTTATGGCACCCGCCTCGCCGCCGATCTCAGCGACGCGCACGACGCCGCCATCGTCGAGCGGGCCTACCGGCGCGCGCTGTTCGCGTCGGCCTCGACCGGCGCCGGCTGGATGATGCCGATGGGCTTCGAATACGGCATCGCCGAGCCGATGTCGCAAACACGCGGCGACGCTGCGCAGTTCGCCCTCGCCTGCCAGTCGAAGCCATTCGACCTCTCGGAACGGATCAGCCATGCGAACGAGGTGGTGCGCAATACGAAGACGCTCCACGCCAACGGCGAATTGCGCCCGCTAAGCGGGCCCGACGTGCCCTTCGCGGTGTTGCTGCGCGCCGACACACCCGATCTGCGCAACGCCGGCGAAGCGATCCTGATCGCCATCAATCCGGAACTCGGTACGCCTGTGCGCGTCGATCCTGCCCGCTTCCTCCCGGGCGTACCGGGCAACTTCACGCGCTTCGTCCCGCTCGACGCGCCAGGGCATGCCACGCCCGCCGCGTTGACGCCGTTCACGCTGGCACCCGGCGCGGTACGTTTGTTCCGCGGGACCGCCGATAAACCGATCCGTCTCGCGCCGCCGATCGACAAGGCGACCAGCAAGCGCAGCGGCCACAAGACCGTGCTCGAAGCGATCAGCGCGCCGCGCGTGGCGATCGAGAGCGTCACGCCCTCGGTCGATAACGGACGCTTTGCCGCCAAGCGCGTGGTGGGCGAGCGCGCCGAAATCACTGCCGCGATCTTTGCGGAGGGTCACGACAAGATCGCAGCCGCCGTTGTCTGGCGCGCCGCCGACGAGACCGCCTGGCACGAAGTGCCGATGAGTCCGGCCCAGCCGGTTGGCCTCGATATCTGGAAGGCGCGCATTCCGCTGGAGCGCCTCGGCCGTCACGAATTCACGGTCATTGCATGGCGCGACGACTTCGCGTCGCTAGTCGAGCATATCCAGAAGAAGCTGAAAGCGGGCCAAACCGTCGAACTCGAACTCGACGAAGCCGCGCATCTGTTCGCGCTGGTGCTCGCCGAAGTGGAAACCGCGGACGGCGCGATGACCGAGCCGCTCGACCATATCGTCAAGCGCTTCACCAAGGCCGACGCCGAAACGAAGCTCGCGCTGCTGCTCGAGCCGGCCACCGCGAATGCGATGACCGCCGCGCGCCACCGCCCGTTCCTGAGCCGCGATCCGATCGTCTACAAGATCGACGCCGAACGGACCGCCGCGCGTTTCGCGAGCTGGTACGAGATCTTCCCGCGTTCGATGAGCGACGACGAATCGCGTCACGGCACCTTCGCTGACGTGGTCACGAAACTGCCGCGCATTCGCGACATGGGCTTCGACGTGCTGTACTTCCCGCCGATCCACCCGATCGGCATCGCGAACCGCAAAGGCCGCAACAACACGCTGAATGCGCAACCGGGGGATGTCGGCAGCCCGTACGCGATCGGCGGGGTCGAAGGCGGCCATACCGCCGTGCATCCTGAACTCGGCACGCTCGACGACTTCAAGCAGATGCTGGCCGCCGCGCACGCGCACGGCCTCGAAATCGCGCTCGACTTCGCGATCCAGTGCTCGCCGGACCACCCGTGGCTGAACGCGCATCCGACGTGGTTCGCCTGGCGCCCCGACGGCACGCTGCGGTACGCGGAAAATCCGCCGAAGAAGTATCAGGACATCGTCAATCCCGACTTCTATGCGCACGACGCCAAGCCCGATTTGTGGCTGGCGCTGCGCGACGTATTCCTGTTCTGGATCGAAGCCGGCGTGCACATTTTCCGTGTGGACAATCCGCACACCAAGCCGCTGCCGTTCTGGGAATGGGTGATCGACGACGTGCGCTCGCGCTATCCCGACACGATCTTCCTCGCCGAAGCGTTCACACGGCCACGCATGATGAACCGCCTCGGCAAGATCGGCTTCTCGCAGTCGTACACATATTTCACGTGGCGCGAGTCGAAGCGCGATTTCATCGAGTACCTGAGCGAACTCACGCAAACCAGCGCGCGTGATTTCTACCGGCCGAATTTCTTTGTCAATACGCCGGACATCAACCCGCGGCATTTGCAGTCGTCGGGGCGGTCGGGCTTTCTGATTCGAGCGGCGCTCGCCTCCACACTCGCGGGTTTATGGGGCGTATATAGCGGTTTCGAATTGTGCGAAGCCGCCGCGCTGCCGAACAGCGAGGAATATCTCGACTCCGAAAAGTATCAACTGCGCGCGTGGGACTGGCACCGGCCCGGCAACATCGTCGGCGAGATCAGTGCGTTGAACCGGATTCGCCGCGCGAACCCGGCATTGCAAACGCATCTCGGCTTGACGTTCCTGCCGGCGCACAATGACCATGTGCTGTTCTTCGAAAAAGCGACCGAAGCACGCGACAACGTCATCCTGGTGGCGATCAATCTCGACCCGTTCAACGAACAGGGCGCGGATATCGAATTGTCGTGGGACACTTTCCAGCGATGGAATCTGCACGACCATGGCGCGCTGGAAGTGACCGATCAGATGACCGGTGCGCGTTTCGAATGGCACGGCCGCTGGCAGCACATCCGGCTCGGGTCGGGCCAGCCGTTTTCGATCTGGCGCATCGCGCCGCTCGGCGGCTTACCTGCTGAGCGCCCAGATGATGCCGACAGCGACGATCACGCAGACGACGCTGGCAACCTAACCTTTTTGGAAGGTGCGACATGA